A stretch of Arachis hypogaea cultivar Tifrunner chromosome 15, arahy.Tifrunner.gnm2.J5K5, whole genome shotgun sequence DNA encodes these proteins:
- the LOC140179382 gene encoding uncharacterized protein: MVHGPCGPYNKNSPCMKNRSCSKFYPKEFRQRTLIDEVGFSKYRRTYNGRTVKKRECVLDNKFIVSYNLELLLKFGCHINVEYTCQTSSIKYLFKYVHKGNDRVTATLYNAGDPSEATQVVDEIRNYYDCRYILPCEAVWRLFGYEIQEKEPFVIRLPFHLVIEQPVVYGETSNVNDIVERVISHKSMFLGWMAANMSYPYA, from the coding sequence ATGGTACATGGTCCATGTGGTCCGTACAACAAGAATTCACCTTGCATGAAGAATAGATCATGTTCAAAGTTCTATCCTAAAGAGTTTAGACAGCGAACACTCATTGATGAGGTCGGATTTTCCAAATATAGGCGTACTTATAACGGTCGAACAGTGAAGAAAAGGGAATGTGTACTAGACAATAAATTCATTGTTTCGTATAATCTAGAATTGTTGCTCAAGTTCGGGTGCCACATAAATGTGGAATACACATGTCAAACAAGTTCTATTAAGTATCTATTTAAGTATGTACACAAGGGTAATGACCGCGTAACAGCTACTCTATACAATGCTGGTGATCCGTCAGAAGCCACACAAGTTGTTGACGAAATTAGGAATTACTATGATTGTAGGTACATTTTGCCATGTGAGGCAGTCTGGCGTCTATTTGGATAcgaaatccaagagaaagaaccATTTGTGATTAGACTTCCATTCCATTTGGTGATTGAGCAACCTGTGGTTTATGGTGAAACTTCTAATGTGAATGATATCGTCGAAAGAGTAATATCTCATAAGTCCATGTTTTTGGGATGGATGGCGGCGAACATGTCATATCCTTATGCTTGA